Proteins encoded in a region of the Diabrotica virgifera virgifera chromosome 4, PGI_DIABVI_V3a genome:
- the LOC126883621 gene encoding general transcription factor II-I repeat domain-containing protein 2-like: protein MEKKRKIDSECRKFKDQWNIQYFVIESSNKALCLICNESIAVLKEYNMKRHYETKHSQNYSKYTGIVRTEKFEALKCGLKSQQSLFTKVKTEQEAATRASFRVALEIAKRGKPFTDGEMIKECIIAVVEEMCPEKVNLLKTVSMSANTVARRVQNIAENISSQLFDKNGHVEWFSLALDESTDVSDTAQVLIYIRGVYKSYEVHEELLDMYSIHGTTTGIDIFKGVEMAINKKNLRWKNLKCITTDGGKNMSGKDKGVVALVSKAVENDGGSKPLVLHCIIHQQSLCGKCLDMSDVLKPVISTVNFIRSFGLNHRQFRQFIAEIGETDLPYHTAVRWLSCGKVLQRFFELRAVIEIFLNEKHRPLTELQNNAWLWKLAFYVDLTKHVNELNLRLQGENQHLPDLYTNIKSFRMKLILFQSQLRSKCFSHFKTCEIFSHTTETEFPIDFAIETLSALKINFDTRFSDFDAIANQIKIFQNPFDADIETLAPELQMEMIDLQCSDIIKNKYENSSLLEFYKSLPLTQFDNLHKFARGLFSVFGTTYLCEKTFSKMKYTKNVYRSKLTDEHLKSLLIIGTSKISPQLQTIVGGKSQLHTSH from the coding sequence ATGGAAAAGAAGCGAAAAATTGATAGTGAATGCAGAAAATTCAAAGATCAGTGGAACATTCAGTATTTCGTAATTGAGTCCAGTAACAAGGCGCTATGTTTGATTTGCAATGAAAGCATAGCCGTTCTCAAAGAATATAACATGAAACGTCATTATGAAACAAAACATTCTCAAAATTACTCAAAATATACAGGAATTGTGCGGACAGAAAAATTCGAAGCTTTGAAGTGCGGATTGAAATCGCAGCAGTCTTTATTTACAAAAGTCAAAACTGAACAAGAGGCGGCAACTCGTGCCAGCTTTCGTGTGGCTCTTGAAATTGCAAAACGTGGAAAACCATTCACCGATGGAGAAATGATCAAGGAATGCATAATTGCAGTAGTCGAAGAAATGTGCCCTGAAAaggtaaatttattaaaaactgtcAGTATGTCAGCAAACACTGTGGCCCGAAGGGTACAAAACATCGCTGAAAATATATCCTCTCAACTGTTCGACAAAAATGGACATGTTGAGTGGTTTTCTTTGGCCTTGGATGAGTCAACGGATGTGTCAGATACTGCTCAGgtgttgatttatattagagGAGTATATAAAAGCTATGAAGTGCACGAAGAACTTCTTGATATGTATAGTATTCATGGCACAACTACTGGTATCGATATTTTTAAAGGAGTTGAAATGGCCATTAATAAAAAGAACCTTCGATGGAAAAACTTGAAATGTATTACAACTGATGGAGGCAAAAACATGAGTGGGAAAGATAAAGGAGTGGTCGCTCTTGTGTCAAAGGCTGTAGAAAATGACGGCGGCTCAAAACCATTAGTCTTACATTGTATCATTCATCAACAGTCTTTGTGCGGAAAATGTTTGGATATGTCTGACGTTCTGAAACCAGTCATATCAACTGTTAATTTCATCAGATCTTTTGGGCTGAATCACCGACAATTCCGACAATTTATTGCAGAGATTGGAGAAACAGACTTACCTTATCATACTGCCGTACGCTGGCTTAGTTGTGGGAAAGTCCTTCAGCGCTTTTTTGAACTTCGAGCAGTGATcgaaatttttttgaatgaaaagcACCGCCCTCTTACTGAATTACAAAACAACGCATGGCTATGGAAGTTAGCATTCTATGTTGATTTGACAAAACATGTGAACGAACTGAATTTGAGATTGCAAGGAGAAAACCAGCATCTTCCTGATTTATACACTAATATCAAGTCATTCCGGATGAAATTGATACTGTTTCAATCACAACTACGAAGTAAATGTTTTTCACATTTTAAAACATGTGAAATATTCAGCCACACTACTGAGACTGAGTTTCCTATCGATTTTGCAATCGAAACTTTGAGTGCTTTGAAGATAAATTTTGATACTCGTTTCTCGGACTTTGATGCCATTGCGAATCAAATTAAGATTTTTCAGAATCCTTTTGATGCTGACATTGAAACCCTAGCCCCGGAACTTCAAATGGAAATGATTGATCTTCAGTGCAGTGATATAATTAAGAACAAATATGAAAACTcatctttgttggaattttataaGAGTCTTCCACTGACACAATTTGATAATTTGCATAAATTTGCTCGTGGGCTGTTTTCCGTTTTTGGTACTACTTATTTGTGTGAGAAAACCTTCTCCAAAATGAAGTACACCAAAAATGTATACAGATCTAAATTAACTGACGAGCATCTTAAATCTCTTTTAATAATTGGTACAAGTAAAATTAGTCCACAACTACAAACTATTGTCGGTGGAAAATCTCAATTACATACATCTCATTAG